The DNA region TCCCACACAAACTCAACAGTCAAAGTTTTCTGAGGATATCAGTCTCACAAAATTCAAAGTAATTCAAATGACACAACTACTTTTCACCAAATGGGGTAGAAAATTATATCCTCTATTGTGTGGGGTTATCCCTCCAAAATACAAACGTGGTAGTTTGTTTGGGCCTACCCCGTGTAAACCTTCATTCACTACCCCCTAAAATATTTGAATAAATGTTGGTTCTCCATCTCAAATGTTGCGATGGTTGACCCCtttatatttgtttatttatttatctttttCTCATTGTGAGGAATATCACCTcataagaatttttttttttttttatttctgatttgCTAAAAATTTCCTCAACAAAGCATGTTTTCTAGTGAGGTGATTAATCCTACGGAAAAAACTCTTCGCTATACACAATTTTCTTGCAGTGTCTTATCGTCTTATTCATAAGCTTTTGATTTTTTTacaattattttaaaaatttaaagTCATATATTCTTTAGTGGCCTAAATTCCATTTGTACTCTTTTATTTAAGGTTTATTTTGTCGAATCTTGCTCTCAATTTTTTTTGATACAGCCCTATCGCTGCTTATAAAAAAAAGGAACAATTTCTTATAgttatttattttttttcaaatcaaaaacatccaattattgtTTAGATCAAAAGTCTTGTTACACGcttctcttttttcttttgtttttttccATAACATTAGTCGTTTTTTACACACCTAGTCCTATTTTTTAATAATATGTCCTATTTTTCTTTTGCCATAACACTAGTCTTTTCTGGGCAAATAAGAAAATACGAATAATGTTTATATCAAAAGTCTTATTACTCTCTTGATAAAAAATGCTCCTTTTTTTTTTGCCATAATACTAGTCTTATTTTACACATCTAAGGCCTATTTACTAATAATATGTATTATGTTTGGTCATATTTTTATTCTTCTTAGAGTAACCAGGAGTCATCCATTGATTTTAAATTGTAAGGTCGCTTTCAATTTATTATTTCTCACATCATCCTACATTTATAAGTCAAAGTCTTTTATATATATTTCTTTTCATAATTTTAAGGTGATTGCCCAAAtgtattttattagttttatatatatatatatatatatatatatatatatatatatatatatatatatatattctatattgatataaattttttatttatcaCTCAAGGCATTATAAAATTTTACGATCAAGAGAATATCATGTTTATACCGAAAAATATATAAATAATGTGAATGAGATACGAATTGAAATTAATTGCCAAATATTTTTgttaaaataaaatatacaaaaATAACATTGTGGGTAGCATAGAAAAGagaataaattattaaatttagtcaaattttcaattttatttatAAGAATGCGTCTCCATTTGAAATGTATCCCTATAAAAAGGACATAAAGAGTTGGAGATTTGCAAACATCCTCATTATATTTTCATAAAAGCATTTCGAGTCAAGATTTTCATAATGTCTATTTTTCGTGAATATATTGGTGTGAAGCCAAATCCAATTACTTTAGATGATTTTCCAAGTGAAATTATCAACCCCTTAATAACAGAGTTCCACTTCATTCTAGGATTTGCTAAAGAAGAACATGACCAAAATGGAAAAGGCACAGGACAATTCAAGCCAACTTGGAACATGGATTATTTCAGTCCTGAAAAGGTTGCTTTTTTTCCCTACTATTTGTTTCATTTTAATTTTGTTTTGAATTAGTTGTTTAAATAGCTTCTTTTTTAACTATTgtaatatgttttttttttttgcttttcaatATCTTCTTGTTGCCGTGCGTTAAAAAACAGGTAAAGAAACTCAAGGAAAAGCACGAAAATGTGAGGGTGGTAATAAGTTTTGGAGGTCAGGGTGAAGAAAATTCATTCAATCCTTTCAAGAACTTTCAATGGTCTATTAATGCAGCAAATTCACTCAAAGTGATCATCCAAGACTACAACAAGGTCAAGGACAACCTAATTGATGGCATTGATGTTCACTATGACTACATCAATTCCAATGAGGAGGATTTTTCCCAGTGCATAGGAGACGTCATAAAAAGATTGAAAAATGATATTAGTAGCACTACAAGAGGTTATACCTCCAttgctccatcacatttagttgAACCACACTACAAGTGGTTATACCATGAATACCTAGATCTTATTGATTTGGTTGACTATCAATTCTACAATCATACTCTGTCTTCTAAGCACGAGCTTACCACACTCTTCAATGATATATCAAAAGATTACGATGTTGATAAACTCCTAGTTGGAATCAGTACTTATCCAGCTGACGCAGATAAAGTCCCACCACAAGTCTTCATTGATGGTTGCACTGAGCTTGTCATCAACTCAGCTCTCCGTGGAATTTTTGTTTGGAGTGCTAATGATTCTGCGACTAACTCCAACGACAAACATTTCTCCATGGAGGAAGCCTTACAAAAAATCATCACTGATAACCCACATAAAAAATAAAACTcttatttatatatatatttacagGTCATGTGTCAGATTATATATCATGGCAAGGTTGTTCTATGCTATGTATAGTCTATTACATCTTCAAAATAAGACCTAATGCATGTGTGTTTGATTTTGTGGGACAAACTCGTTTTGTCTTTGTATCTCTATTATGTTTTGACGAGTGAACGTCTTTTGTTTTATGTATTTAAAGTCGTTTTGTCTTTCTTTATATCAATATAATGTGTGGTTTGAAGAGTATATTCTATTCCATTTACATAAGGAACACTACAACAAAAAATCTTATTTACTTGGGTTAATTTTGGTTTCGTATGCGAGGTAATGAAAGACAATCTGAAATATGTTTCATTTTTTACTTCGGTCGAGGTTTCATCAAAAGAAAAG from Lathyrus oleraceus cultivar Zhongwan6 chromosome 1, CAAS_Psat_ZW6_1.0, whole genome shotgun sequence includes:
- the LOC127137705 gene encoding chitinase 2; this encodes MSIFREYIGVKPNPITLDDFPSEIINPLITEFHFILGFAKEEHDQNGKGTGQFKPTWNMDYFSPEKVKKLKEKHENVRVVISFGGQGEENSFNPFKNFQWSINAANSLKVIIQDYNKVKDNLIDGIDVHYDYINSNEEDFSQCIGDVIKRLKNDISSTTRGYTSIAPSHLVEPHYKWLYHEYLDLIDLVDYQFYNHTLSSKHELTTLFNDISKDYDVDKLLVGISTYPADADKVPPQVFIDGCTELVINSALRGIFVWSANDSATNSNDKHFSMEEALQKIITDNPHKK